One part of the Triticum urartu cultivar G1812 unplaced genomic scaffold, Tu2.1 TuUngrouped_contig_4826, whole genome shotgun sequence genome encodes these proteins:
- the LOC125528375 gene encoding serine/threonine-protein kinase PCRK1-like → GFGGVYKGFVRPLDPRADRIAVAVKRLNTRGLQGHKQWLAEVQFLGVLEHPNLVKLLGYCAVDGERGAQRLLVYEYMPNKSLEDHLFSRTHPALSWNRRLQIILGAAEGLAYLHEGLELQVIYRDFKASNVLLDKDFQAKLSDFGLAREGPTEGNTHVSTAAVGTHGYAAPEYIEKGHLTAKSDVWGFGVVLYELLTGRRSLDRNRPQGEQKLIEWVVQFPPDSRNFRMIMDPKLRGEYSSKAAREIAKLAQSCLLKNPKERPAMSEIVEVLRRAVQTEVASVPVDKAPIAGNGKRVNVAPPSRR, encoded by the exons GGCTTCGGCGGCGTCTACAAGGGCTTCGTCCGCCCGCTCGACCCCCGGGCCGACCGCATCGCCGTCGCCGTCAAGCGCCTCAACACGCGCGGCCTCCAG GGACATAAGCAGTGGTTGGCAGAAGTACAGTTCCTTGGAGTTCTTGAGCACCCAAATCTTGTAAAGCTTCTTGGGTATTGTGCCGTTGATGGTGAAAGGGGAGCCCAAAGATTGCTGGTCTATGAGTACATGCCCAACAAGAGCCTGGAAGATCACTTGTTCAGCCGAACCCATCCTGCTCTCTCGTGGAACAGAAGGCTTCAGATTATCTTGGGTGCCGCTGAAGGATTGGCTTACCTCCATGAAGGGCTGGAACTTCAG GTGATCTATCGGGACTTCAAAGCGTCGAACGTGCTGCTGGACAAGGACTTCCAAGCAAAGCTATCAGACTTCGGGCTCGCGAGGGAGGGGCCAACAGAAGGGAACACTCACGTCTCAACTGCG GCTGTGGGGACGCACGGGTACGCGGCGCCGGAATACATCGAGAAGGGGCACCTGACGGCGAAGAGCGACGTGTGGGGCTTCGGGGTGGTGCTGTACGAGCTCCTGACGGGGCGGCGGTCCCTGGACAGGAACCGGCCGCAGGGGGAGCAGAAGCTGATCGAGTGGGTGGTCCAGTTCCCGCCGGACAGCCGCAACTTCCGCATGATCATGGACCCCAAGCTGCGCGGCGAGTACTCCTCCAAGGCGGCCCGGGAGATCGCCAAGCTCGCCCAGAGCTGCCTCCTCAAGAACCCCAAGGAGCGGCCCGCCATGAGCGAGATCGTCGAGGTGCTCAGGCGAGCCGTGCAGACCGAGGTGGCCTCTGTGCCAGTGGACAAGGCACCCATCGCCGGCAACGGGAAGAGGGTCAACGTGGCGCCGCCGTCGAGGAGGTGA